The following are encoded in a window of Peromyscus leucopus breed LL Stock chromosome X, UCI_PerLeu_2.1, whole genome shotgun sequence genomic DNA:
- the C1galt1c1 gene encoding C1GALT1-specific chaperone 1 translates to MLSESSSFLKGVMLGSIFCALITMLGHIRIGHGNRTHHHEHHHLQAPNKEDILKISEAERMELSKSFQVYCIVLVKPKDVSLWAAVKETWTKHCDKAEFFSSENVKVFESINVDTNDMWLMMRKAYKYAFDKYRDQYNWFFLARPTTFAVIENLKYFLLKKDPSQPFYLGHAVKSGDLEYVSVDGGIVLSIESMKRLNSLLNVPEKCPEQGGMIWKISEDKQLAVCLKYAGVFAENAEDANGKDVFNTKSVGLFIKEAMTNHPNQVVEGCCSDTAVTFNGLTPNQMHVMMYGVYRLRAFGHIFNDALVFLPPNGSEND, encoded by the coding sequence ATGCTTTCAGAAAGCAGTTCATTTTTGAAGGGTGTGATGCTTGGAAGCATCTTCTGTGCCTTGATCACTATGCTAGGCCACATTAGGATTGGTCACGGAAACAGAACACACCATCATGAGCATCACCACCTGCAAGCTCCTAACAAAGAAGATATCTTGAAAATCTCAGAGGCTGAACGTATGGAACTTAGTAAGAGCTTCCAGGTATACTGTATTGTTCTTGTAAAACCCAAAGATGTGAGTCTTTGGGCTGCAGTAAAAGAGACATGGACCAAACACTGTGACAAAGCAGAGTTCTTCAGTTCTGAAAATGTTAAAGTGTTTGAGTCAATTAATGTGGACACGAATGACATGTGGTTAATGATGAGGAAGGCTTACAAATATGCTTTTGATAAATACAGAGACCAGTACAACTGGTTCTTCCTTGCACGCCCCACTACTTTTGCTGTTattgaaaatctaaaatattttttgttaaaaaagGATCCATCACAACCTTTCTATCTAGGACACGCTGTAAAATCTGGAGACCTTGAATATGTGAGTGTGGATGGAGGAATTGTCTTAAGCATAGAATCAATGAAAAGACTCAACAGCCTTCTCAATGTTCCTGAAAAGTGTCCTGAACAAGGAGGGATGATTTGGAAGATATCTGAAGATAAGCAACTAGCAGTCTGCCTGAAATATGCTGGAGTATTTGCAGAAAATGCAGAAGACGCCAATGGAAAAGATGTATTTAATACCAAATCTGTTGGGCTTTTCATTAAAGAGGCAATGACTAACCACCCAAACCAGGTAGTTGAAGGATGCTGTTCTGATACGGCTGTTACTTTTAATGGATTGACTCCTAATCAGATGCATGTGATGATGTATGGGGTGTACCGGCTTAGGGCATTTGGACATATTTTCAATGATGCATTGGTTTTCTTACCTCCAAATGGTTCTGAGAATGACTGA